A genome region from Panicum virgatum strain AP13 chromosome 4K, P.virgatum_v5, whole genome shotgun sequence includes the following:
- the LOC120703957 gene encoding GDP-mannose transporter GONST3-like isoform X1, with translation MANSRVGRYKMSNLSDLSKEDASPEGSGTIQKTGALSNTLNTLLQQASVYGVAAGYCLSASLLSIINKWAVMKFPYPGALTALQYFTSVAGVLLCGQLKLIEHDGLNLRTMWKFLPAAVMFYISIFTNSELLLHANVDTFIVFRSAVPIFVAIGETLYLHQPWPSLKTWLSLSTILGGSVIYVFTDNQFTVTAYTWAVAYLASMSIDFVYIKHVVMTIGLNTWGLVLYNNLEALMLFPLELLIMGEFDQMKVDSSKVSNWLSFDVVLPVALSCLFGLSISFFGFSCRRAISATGFTVLGIVNKLLTVVINLLIWDKHASFVGTIGLLICMSGGVLYQQSTTKPKAPKVEPKEENDEEQQKLLQMQGGQDTNSTQK, from the exons ATGGCGAATTCCCGGGTTGGACGTTACAAG ATGTCTAATCTCTCAGACCTTTCAAAAGAAGATGCTTCACCAGAGGGTTCAGGTACTATACAGAAAACTGGAGCCTTGAGTAACACATTGAACACTCTTCTGCAGCAAGCCTCAGTCTATGGTGTTGCTGCTGGATATTGTCTATCAGCATCTCTGCTTTCCATCATCAACAAATGGGCAGTCATGAAATTTCCGTATCCTGGAGCCCTGACAGCTCTGCAGTACTTCACTAGTGTTGCTGGAGTTCTCCTCTGTGGACAGCTAAAGCTCATTGAGCATGATGGCCTCAATTTGAGGACTATGTGGAAGTTCTTACCTGCTGCTGTGATGTTCTATATTTCCATCTTCACAAACAGTGAACTCCTGCTGCATGCCAATGTGGACACTTTCATCGTGTTCCGCTCTGCCGTGCCGATATTTGTTGCCATCGGAGAGACGCTGTATCTTCATCAGCCATGGCCATCACTGAAGACATGGCTTTCACTTTCCACTATACTTGGCGGAAGTGTAATCTATGTTTTCACCGACAACCAGTTCACTGTGACCGCTTACACCTGGGCGGTAGCCTACCTAGCGAGCATGTCCATTGATTTTGTGTACATCAAGCATGTTGTCATGACCATTGGGCTGAACACATGGGGCCTTGTGCTATACAACAACCTTGAGGCTTTGATGCTGTTCCCCCTTGAGCTCCTTATAATGGGAGAGTTTGATCAGATGAAGGTTGACAGCTCCAAAGTGtcaaattggctttcatttgacGTGGTCCTCCCTGTTGCTCTCTCATGCCTATTTGGGCTGTCGATATCCTTCTTCGGGTTCTCCTGCAGACGGGCTATCTCTGCTACTGGGTTCACAGTACTTGGCATAGTGAACAAACTCCTGACCGTGGTGATTAATCTGCTTATCTGGGACAAGCATGCCTCCTTTGTGGGTACCATTGGGCTCCTGATATGCATGTCAGGTGGAGTACTCTACCAGCAATCCACCACAAAACCGAAAGCACCAAAGGTTGAACCGAAGGAAGAGAATGATGAGGAGCAGCAGAAATTGCTGCAGATGCAGGGAGGGCAAGATACCAACTCAACTCAAAAGTAA
- the LOC120703957 gene encoding GDP-mannose transporter GONST3-like isoform X2: protein MSNLSDLSKEDASPEGSGTIQKTGALSNTLNTLLQQASVYGVAAGYCLSASLLSIINKWAVMKFPYPGALTALQYFTSVAGVLLCGQLKLIEHDGLNLRTMWKFLPAAVMFYISIFTNSELLLHANVDTFIVFRSAVPIFVAIGETLYLHQPWPSLKTWLSLSTILGGSVIYVFTDNQFTVTAYTWAVAYLASMSIDFVYIKHVVMTIGLNTWGLVLYNNLEALMLFPLELLIMGEFDQMKVDSSKVSNWLSFDVVLPVALSCLFGLSISFFGFSCRRAISATGFTVLGIVNKLLTVVINLLIWDKHASFVGTIGLLICMSGGVLYQQSTTKPKAPKVEPKEENDEEQQKLLQMQGGQDTNSTQK from the coding sequence ATGTCTAATCTCTCAGACCTTTCAAAAGAAGATGCTTCACCAGAGGGTTCAGGTACTATACAGAAAACTGGAGCCTTGAGTAACACATTGAACACTCTTCTGCAGCAAGCCTCAGTCTATGGTGTTGCTGCTGGATATTGTCTATCAGCATCTCTGCTTTCCATCATCAACAAATGGGCAGTCATGAAATTTCCGTATCCTGGAGCCCTGACAGCTCTGCAGTACTTCACTAGTGTTGCTGGAGTTCTCCTCTGTGGACAGCTAAAGCTCATTGAGCATGATGGCCTCAATTTGAGGACTATGTGGAAGTTCTTACCTGCTGCTGTGATGTTCTATATTTCCATCTTCACAAACAGTGAACTCCTGCTGCATGCCAATGTGGACACTTTCATCGTGTTCCGCTCTGCCGTGCCGATATTTGTTGCCATCGGAGAGACGCTGTATCTTCATCAGCCATGGCCATCACTGAAGACATGGCTTTCACTTTCCACTATACTTGGCGGAAGTGTAATCTATGTTTTCACCGACAACCAGTTCACTGTGACCGCTTACACCTGGGCGGTAGCCTACCTAGCGAGCATGTCCATTGATTTTGTGTACATCAAGCATGTTGTCATGACCATTGGGCTGAACACATGGGGCCTTGTGCTATACAACAACCTTGAGGCTTTGATGCTGTTCCCCCTTGAGCTCCTTATAATGGGAGAGTTTGATCAGATGAAGGTTGACAGCTCCAAAGTGtcaaattggctttcatttgacGTGGTCCTCCCTGTTGCTCTCTCATGCCTATTTGGGCTGTCGATATCCTTCTTCGGGTTCTCCTGCAGACGGGCTATCTCTGCTACTGGGTTCACAGTACTTGGCATAGTGAACAAACTCCTGACCGTGGTGATTAATCTGCTTATCTGGGACAAGCATGCCTCCTTTGTGGGTACCATTGGGCTCCTGATATGCATGTCAGGTGGAGTACTCTACCAGCAATCCACCACAAAACCGAAAGCACCAAAGGTTGAACCGAAGGAAGAGAATGATGAGGAGCAGCAGAAATTGCTGCAGATGCAGGGAGGGCAAGATACCAACTCAACTCAAAAGTAA
- the LOC120703958 gene encoding cellulose synthase A catalytic subunit 5 [UDP-forming]-like isoform X2, producing the protein MDAGGLGFLVAGSRREFVVLNVDDFSKQGSSQGCPDYICQICGDDIDILQEENEYFVACNECAFPVCRTCYEYERQEGTQVCPRCKTRYKRHKGSPRVHGDEEEEGSDDIESEFASSIAERSSTVHPYRVSVAESSINSWDIDSVSITNSGTSVHFYEEHVGTPTNHHALVAHPNTGEIMRYNPLQTRPINPKRDLALYGYGSVAWKNRVEWKRKQQHKIQKVSSDGEGSDLNDFDGHCDIPKCAESKQQLSRKLPIPSSKINPYRIVIILRLAILALFFHYRIRNPVHDAYWLWLTSVICEIWFAFSWILDQFPKWYPIKRETYLDRLSLRYEKEGKPSELAPIDIFVSTVDPVKEPPLITANTVLSILAVDYPVDKVCCYVSDDGAAMLTFEALTETCLFARKWVPFCKKHKIEPRAPEWYFAQKIDYLREKVHPEFVRERRAMKREYEEFKVRINAVVANSHKVPEGGWVLPEGAPWHGNNVRDHAGMVQVITGHDCVMDDAGNKLPWLVYVSREKRPGYDHHKKAGALNALLRTSAILSNAPFVLNVDCDHYINNSKALREAMCFLMDPVLGEKNCYVQFPQRFDGIDQHDRYSNHNVVFFDINMKGLDGIQGPIYVGTGCVFRRHALYGYDAPTATKPPSKTCNCWPMTCCLCCRSKRKCLKAKKKQENQKKVKCRDASKKVHALEVTGKENAILVPQEKFEKRFGQSQAFLASTLQESGEACRFDMLKSLDDCMHVLSCGYENKTQWGKEVGWIYGSVTEDILTGFKMHCHGWRSVYCMPRRPAFKGSAPINLTDRLHQVLRWALGSVEIFLSKHCPVWYGYQCGLKPLERLSYINSVIYPWTSIPLIIYCALPAFCFLSGKFMVPEMNIYSSILFIALFVSIAATSILEMQWGGVGIDDWWRNEQFWVIGGVSSHLFALCQGLLKVLGGVSTKFRVTLKGGDTNEFSELYEFKWTWLLVPPMTLLLLNVVGVLAGVSKAITDGYESWGPLLGKLFFSCWVILHLHPFLKGVMGKQDRVPTIIVVFSVLLAAIFSLLWVRVNPFTIKFDGPVLEVCGLECE; encoded by the exons ATGGACGCTGGAGGGCTCGGCTTCCTCGTCGCGGGCTCCCGGCGCGAGTTCGTCGTCCTCAACGTCGACGATTTCTCCAAG CAAGGATCTTCACAAGGCTGTCCAGATTATATTTGTCAGATATGCGGAGATGATATTGACATACTACAAGAAGAAAACGAGTATTTCGTCGCATGCAATGAGTGTGCTTTCCCTGTTTGCCGTACTTGTTACGAGTATGAGCGTCAGGAGGGCACACAAGTATGCCCTCGGTGCAAGACCCGGTACAAACGCCACAAAG GTAGCCCTCGAGTCCAtggagatgaggaagaagaaggttcAGATGACATTGAGAGCGAGTTTGCTTCCAGTATAGCTGAAAGATCAAGCACAGTGCATCCATACCGTGTCTCAGTTGCAGAAAGCTCCATCAACTCATGGGACATCGATAGTGTCAGTATTACAAATAGTGGAACAAGTGTCCATTTCTATGAAGAG CATGTAGGAACTCCAACAAATCATCATGCTCTCGTTGCGCACCCTAACACTGGAGAGATTATGCGATATAATCCCT TGCAAACAAGACCAATAAATCCTAAAAGGGACCTCGCACTGTATGGTTATGGATCTGTTGCTTGGAAGAACAGAGTTGAATGGAAAAGAAAGCAGCAACACAAAATCCAAAAGGTTTCATCTGATGGTGAAGGATCTGACCTAAATGATTTTGATGGCcattgtgatattcccaa GTGTGCTGAAAGCAAGCAACAACTATCAAGGAAGTTACCTATTCCATCTAGCAAAATAAACCCTTACAGGATTGTAATAATTTTGCGGCTGGCCATTCTTGCCTTATTTTTCCACTATCGGATTCGGAATCCTGTTCATGATGCTTACTGGTTATGGTTGACTTCAGTTATTTGTGAAATTTGGTTCGCTTTTTCATGGATTTTGGACCAATTTCCCAAGTGGTACCCAATAAAGAGAGAAACATACTTGGATAGATTATCATTAAG GTATGAGAAGGAAGGAAAACCATCAGAGCTGGCTCCAATTGATATATTTGTCAGTACAGTTGATCCAGTGAAGGAACCTCCTTTAATTACTGCAAACACAGTTCTGTCCATATTGGCTGTGGATTATCCTGTTGATAAAGTTTGTTGCTACGTGTCGGATGATGGTGCTGCAATGCTTACTTTTGAAGCACTTACAGAAACATGTCTATTTGCACGAAAGTGGGTCCCTTTCTGTAAGAAGCACAAAATTGAGCCTCGGGCTCCTGAATGGTATTTTGCTCAGAAAATTGACTATCTGAGAGAAAAGGTGCATCCAGAATTTGTTCGAGAACGTCGGGCAATGAAG AGAGAATATGAAGAATTTAAGGTTCGTATAAACGCAGTGGTTGCTAATTCACATAAAGTTCCTGAGGGAGGATGGGTTCTGCCAGAAGGAGCTCCATGGCATGGAAATAATGTTCGAGACCATGCCGGAATGGTCCAG GTCATCACTGGACATGATTGTGTTATGGATGATGCTGGAAATAAGTTGCCTTGGTTGGTCTATGTCTCACGAGAGAAAAGGCCTGGATATGATCACCATAAAAAGGCCGGTGCCTTGAATGCATTG CTGCGAACATCAGCAATTCTCTCAAATGCACCTTTTGTCCTGAATGTGGATTGTGACCACTATATCAACAATAGCAAAGCACTAAGGGAGGCAATGTGTTTTCTGATGGACCCAGTTTTGGGAGAAAAAAATTGTTATGTTCAATTTCCACAGAGATTTGATGGCATTGATCAACACGACAGATATTCAAACCACAATGTTGTGTTTTTTGAT ATTAATATGAAAGGTCTTGATGGGATCCAAGGACCAATATATGTCGGGACTGGTTGTGTTTTCAGAAGACATGCTTTGTATGGATATGATGCCCCAACTGCAACAAAGCCTCCTAGCAAAACGTGCAACTGCTGGCCAATGACATGCTGCTTGTGCTGCAGATCAAAAAGAAAATGTTTGAAAGCTAAGAAAAAGcaagaaaaccaaaagaaagtGAAATGCAGGGATGCATCTAAGAAAGTACATGCTTTGGAAGTAACTG GCAAAGAAAATGCAATTCTGGTGCCCCAAGAAAAGTTTGAGAAGAGATTTGGGCAGTCACAAGCATTTTTGGCTTCAACATTGCAAGAGAGTGGTGAAGCTTGTCGCTTTGACATGCTCAAAAGTCTTGATGATTGCATGCATGTACTAAGTTGCGGGTACGAGAATAAGACACAATGGGGGAAAGAG GTTGGTTGGATTTATGGATCTGTCACTGAGGATATCCTCACAGGCTTCAAGATGCATTGCCACGGTTGGCGGTCTGTTTACTGCATGCCGAGGAGACCAGCATTCAAGGGATCAGCTCCTATCAATCTTACCGACCGTCTCCATCAAGTTCTAAGATGGGCACTTGGCTCTGTGGAGATCTTTCTTAGCAAGCACTGCCCTGTATGGTATGGGTATCAATGTGGTCTGAAACCATTGGAGAGATTGTCATATATCAACTCTGTCATCTATCCATGGACATCAATTCCACTGATAATATACTGTGCTTTGCCAGCATTTTGCTTCTTATCAGGGAAGTTTATGGTGCCTGAG ATGAATATCTATTCAAGCATATTGTTCATAGCTCTATTTGTCTCCATAGCAGCCACTAGCATCCTTGAGATGCAGTGGGGTGGAGTAGGCATCGATGATTGGTGGAGAAATGAGCAGTTTTGGGTTATTGGTGGTGTCTCCTCGCACCTCTTTGCTCTGTGCCAAGGGCTTCTTAAGGTTCTTGGCGGTGTGAGCACTAAGTTCAGGGTGACTCTGAAGGGAGGCGACACGAATGAGTTTTCGGAGCTGTATGAGTTCAAGTGGACCTGGCTATTGGTTCCTCCAATGACATTGCTCTTGCTCAACGTCGTCGGAGTTTTGGCTGGTGTATCCAAGGCAATCACGGATGGATACGAATCCTGGGGCCCACTGCTCGGCAAGCTTTTCTTCTCCTGCTGGGTTATCCTCCACCTCCATCCTTTCCTCAAGGGCGTGATGGGCAAGCAGGACAGGGTGCCGACCATCATTGTTGTATTCTCAGTGCTATTAGCAGCCATATTCTCTCTTTTATGGGTCCGTGTAAATCCGTTCACCATCAAGTTTGATGGGCCGGTTCTAGAGGTCTGTGGCTTGGAATGTGAATGA
- the LOC120703958 gene encoding cellulose synthase A catalytic subunit 5 [UDP-forming]-like isoform X1: MDAGGLGFLVAGSRREFVVLNVDDFSKQGSSQGCPDYICQICGDDIDILQEENEYFVACNECAFPVCRTCYEYERQEGTQVCPRCKTRYKRHKGSPRVHGDEEEEGSDDIESEFASSIAERSSTVHPYRVSVAESSINSWDIDSVSITNSGTSVHFYEEHVGTPTNHHALVAHPNTGEIMRYNPLQTRPINPKRDLALYGYGSVAWKNRVEWKRKQQHKIQKVSSDGEGSDLNDFDGHCDIPKCAESKQQLSRKLPIPSSKINPYRIVIILRLAILALFFHYRIRNPVHDAYWLWLTSVICEIWFAFSWILDQFPKWYPIKRETYLDRLSLRYEKEGKPSELAPIDIFVSTVDPVKEPPLITANTVLSILAVDYPVDKVCCYVSDDGAAMLTFEALTETCLFARKWVPFCKKHKIEPRAPEWYFAQKIDYLREKVHPEFVRERRAMKREYEEFKVRINAVVANSHKVPEGGWVLPEGAPWHGNNVRDHAGMVQVITGHDCVMDDAGNKLPWLVYVSREKRPGYDHHKKAGALNALLRTSAILSNAPFVLNVDCDHYINNSKALREAMCFLMDPVLGEKNCYVQFPQRFDGIDQHDRYSNHNVVFFDINMKGLDGIQGPIYVGTGCVFRRHALYGYDAPTATKPPSKTCNCWPMTCCLCCRSKRKCLKAKKKQENQKKVKCRDASKKVHALEVTEIGKENAILVPQEKFEKRFGQSQAFLASTLQESGEACRFDMLKSLDDCMHVLSCGYENKTQWGKEVGWIYGSVTEDILTGFKMHCHGWRSVYCMPRRPAFKGSAPINLTDRLHQVLRWALGSVEIFLSKHCPVWYGYQCGLKPLERLSYINSVIYPWTSIPLIIYCALPAFCFLSGKFMVPEMNIYSSILFIALFVSIAATSILEMQWGGVGIDDWWRNEQFWVIGGVSSHLFALCQGLLKVLGGVSTKFRVTLKGGDTNEFSELYEFKWTWLLVPPMTLLLLNVVGVLAGVSKAITDGYESWGPLLGKLFFSCWVILHLHPFLKGVMGKQDRVPTIIVVFSVLLAAIFSLLWVRVNPFTIKFDGPVLEVCGLECE; the protein is encoded by the exons ATGGACGCTGGAGGGCTCGGCTTCCTCGTCGCGGGCTCCCGGCGCGAGTTCGTCGTCCTCAACGTCGACGATTTCTCCAAG CAAGGATCTTCACAAGGCTGTCCAGATTATATTTGTCAGATATGCGGAGATGATATTGACATACTACAAGAAGAAAACGAGTATTTCGTCGCATGCAATGAGTGTGCTTTCCCTGTTTGCCGTACTTGTTACGAGTATGAGCGTCAGGAGGGCACACAAGTATGCCCTCGGTGCAAGACCCGGTACAAACGCCACAAAG GTAGCCCTCGAGTCCAtggagatgaggaagaagaaggttcAGATGACATTGAGAGCGAGTTTGCTTCCAGTATAGCTGAAAGATCAAGCACAGTGCATCCATACCGTGTCTCAGTTGCAGAAAGCTCCATCAACTCATGGGACATCGATAGTGTCAGTATTACAAATAGTGGAACAAGTGTCCATTTCTATGAAGAG CATGTAGGAACTCCAACAAATCATCATGCTCTCGTTGCGCACCCTAACACTGGAGAGATTATGCGATATAATCCCT TGCAAACAAGACCAATAAATCCTAAAAGGGACCTCGCACTGTATGGTTATGGATCTGTTGCTTGGAAGAACAGAGTTGAATGGAAAAGAAAGCAGCAACACAAAATCCAAAAGGTTTCATCTGATGGTGAAGGATCTGACCTAAATGATTTTGATGGCcattgtgatattcccaa GTGTGCTGAAAGCAAGCAACAACTATCAAGGAAGTTACCTATTCCATCTAGCAAAATAAACCCTTACAGGATTGTAATAATTTTGCGGCTGGCCATTCTTGCCTTATTTTTCCACTATCGGATTCGGAATCCTGTTCATGATGCTTACTGGTTATGGTTGACTTCAGTTATTTGTGAAATTTGGTTCGCTTTTTCATGGATTTTGGACCAATTTCCCAAGTGGTACCCAATAAAGAGAGAAACATACTTGGATAGATTATCATTAAG GTATGAGAAGGAAGGAAAACCATCAGAGCTGGCTCCAATTGATATATTTGTCAGTACAGTTGATCCAGTGAAGGAACCTCCTTTAATTACTGCAAACACAGTTCTGTCCATATTGGCTGTGGATTATCCTGTTGATAAAGTTTGTTGCTACGTGTCGGATGATGGTGCTGCAATGCTTACTTTTGAAGCACTTACAGAAACATGTCTATTTGCACGAAAGTGGGTCCCTTTCTGTAAGAAGCACAAAATTGAGCCTCGGGCTCCTGAATGGTATTTTGCTCAGAAAATTGACTATCTGAGAGAAAAGGTGCATCCAGAATTTGTTCGAGAACGTCGGGCAATGAAG AGAGAATATGAAGAATTTAAGGTTCGTATAAACGCAGTGGTTGCTAATTCACATAAAGTTCCTGAGGGAGGATGGGTTCTGCCAGAAGGAGCTCCATGGCATGGAAATAATGTTCGAGACCATGCCGGAATGGTCCAG GTCATCACTGGACATGATTGTGTTATGGATGATGCTGGAAATAAGTTGCCTTGGTTGGTCTATGTCTCACGAGAGAAAAGGCCTGGATATGATCACCATAAAAAGGCCGGTGCCTTGAATGCATTG CTGCGAACATCAGCAATTCTCTCAAATGCACCTTTTGTCCTGAATGTGGATTGTGACCACTATATCAACAATAGCAAAGCACTAAGGGAGGCAATGTGTTTTCTGATGGACCCAGTTTTGGGAGAAAAAAATTGTTATGTTCAATTTCCACAGAGATTTGATGGCATTGATCAACACGACAGATATTCAAACCACAATGTTGTGTTTTTTGAT ATTAATATGAAAGGTCTTGATGGGATCCAAGGACCAATATATGTCGGGACTGGTTGTGTTTTCAGAAGACATGCTTTGTATGGATATGATGCCCCAACTGCAACAAAGCCTCCTAGCAAAACGTGCAACTGCTGGCCAATGACATGCTGCTTGTGCTGCAGATCAAAAAGAAAATGTTTGAAAGCTAAGAAAAAGcaagaaaaccaaaagaaagtGAAATGCAGGGATGCATCTAAGAAAGTACATGCTTTGGAAGTAACTG AAATAGGCAAAGAAAATGCAATTCTGGTGCCCCAAGAAAAGTTTGAGAAGAGATTTGGGCAGTCACAAGCATTTTTGGCTTCAACATTGCAAGAGAGTGGTGAAGCTTGTCGCTTTGACATGCTCAAAAGTCTTGATGATTGCATGCATGTACTAAGTTGCGGGTACGAGAATAAGACACAATGGGGGAAAGAG GTTGGTTGGATTTATGGATCTGTCACTGAGGATATCCTCACAGGCTTCAAGATGCATTGCCACGGTTGGCGGTCTGTTTACTGCATGCCGAGGAGACCAGCATTCAAGGGATCAGCTCCTATCAATCTTACCGACCGTCTCCATCAAGTTCTAAGATGGGCACTTGGCTCTGTGGAGATCTTTCTTAGCAAGCACTGCCCTGTATGGTATGGGTATCAATGTGGTCTGAAACCATTGGAGAGATTGTCATATATCAACTCTGTCATCTATCCATGGACATCAATTCCACTGATAATATACTGTGCTTTGCCAGCATTTTGCTTCTTATCAGGGAAGTTTATGGTGCCTGAG ATGAATATCTATTCAAGCATATTGTTCATAGCTCTATTTGTCTCCATAGCAGCCACTAGCATCCTTGAGATGCAGTGGGGTGGAGTAGGCATCGATGATTGGTGGAGAAATGAGCAGTTTTGGGTTATTGGTGGTGTCTCCTCGCACCTCTTTGCTCTGTGCCAAGGGCTTCTTAAGGTTCTTGGCGGTGTGAGCACTAAGTTCAGGGTGACTCTGAAGGGAGGCGACACGAATGAGTTTTCGGAGCTGTATGAGTTCAAGTGGACCTGGCTATTGGTTCCTCCAATGACATTGCTCTTGCTCAACGTCGTCGGAGTTTTGGCTGGTGTATCCAAGGCAATCACGGATGGATACGAATCCTGGGGCCCACTGCTCGGCAAGCTTTTCTTCTCCTGCTGGGTTATCCTCCACCTCCATCCTTTCCTCAAGGGCGTGATGGGCAAGCAGGACAGGGTGCCGACCATCATTGTTGTATTCTCAGTGCTATTAGCAGCCATATTCTCTCTTTTATGGGTCCGTGTAAATCCGTTCACCATCAAGTTTGATGGGCCGGTTCTAGAGGTCTGTGGCTTGGAATGTGAATGA